The DNA region CCCGCAATGACCGCGGCGTGCAATAGATCGGTGAGGCCCCGGCCCGCCGCGGCCACAGTGGTCACCACCGGCACCCCCAACAGCCCGGAGAGTTTGGCCGCGTCGATCACGATGCCCTTGCGCGCGGCCTCATCCATCATATTCAGGGCCAGCACCAAGGGACGTTCCAGGCTCATCAGCTCTAAAGTGAGTTCCAGACTGCGACTCAAGAGCGACGCGTCGATCACGTTGATAATGACATCGGATTTGCCCGCCAGGAGATAGTTCCGGGATTCCCGTTCCGCGGGGTCGATGGAGGTAAGGGAATAGACCCCGGGCAGATCGACGCAGGTGAGCGCCTCCCCTTCGAACACCACCTGGCTGACGGTGTACTTCACCGTTGTGCCGGGAAAATTGGAAACCGCGGCCTTATAACCGCTGAAGTAATTAAAAATGGTGCTCTTGCCGCAATTGGGTTGGCCGATGAGAGATATAATCATGCGTAACGCCTAAGGCGACTCCTTGAACAAGAATCGAAAGTCATGAACTTTTTTATTTATCATTACTGAGACTCAATTGCAATTTTATCATATCAATTTCGTCACCTGGACTTCAAACTCATCTACCGCTTAGCCTAAAGCAAAGCCGGGATGGCAGGTCCAGCCACCTTAATAGCTTGACACTTGGCCAGATTTTTATATATTAATTTATTTTGGATGTGTGAATAAACTGCATATGAACGCTATGAAATCCCGAAGCTTGCAAATAGGCCTCAAGGGCATCCCCGACATCGGCAAAGAGGTCGCCATCGACCTGGGACCGGAGTGGTTTGCCCGCTGGCGCGGCGAGGACCCCGGCCTGGAATTTGCCGACGCCCATATCACCGGTACGGTGAGCCTCTCGAAACACGGTAATGATGTTCTGGTGCGCGGGCAGCTTGAAGGCACCCTGGACCTGGCCTGCAGCCGCTGTCTTGCGCCCTTTAGCCATCCGGTGGCCGCCGAGTTCGACCTCCTCTTGGCGCCATCCCCCGAAACCGCGGCCGCGGCAGACGAGGAATTGAGCCCCGCCGACCTGGACATGGACTATTATACCGGAGAAGTGGTGGACCTGGAAAGCATTCTGAGAGAACAGATTATTCTCATGATCCCCTTCAAGCCCCTGTGTGACGAAGTCTGTAAAGGCTTGTGCCCTCAGTGCGGGGCCAACCTCAACCGCGAAAGCTGCCACTGCCGGCCTGAAGCCGTTAATTCCCCCTTTGCCGACCTGGCAAAGTTGAAAATTTAAGGAGAACGCCCGTGCCTTTACCAAAAAGAAGAACATCCGTATCCAAGAAGAATAGCCGCCGCTCCCATGACCACCTGACGCCGCCGCAGTTGTCCACCTGCCCCAAGTGCAATGAGCCCCGGCTGCCCCACCATGCCTGCCCCAGTTGTGGCTTTTACAAGGGCCGGCTCGTGATCCCGAAAGCGGCGGAGTAGGTCACCATGGATTATCTGCTCAGCGAAGAGCAGCAGATGCTCCAGGATTTGGCCCGCCAGATCTCTTATGAACGCATCAAGCCGATCCGGGCCCAACTGGACGAAGAAGAGACCTTTCCCTGGGACATTATGGCCGACCTGGCCCAGGCCGACCTGTGCGGCACCATCATTCCCGAAGAGTATGGTGGGCTGGGGTTGGGATGCATGGAGAACTGCCTGGTTTTAGAGGCCCTGGCCGAGGG from Desulfobaccales bacterium includes:
- a CDS encoding DUF177 domain-containing protein, translated to MKSRSLQIGLKGIPDIGKEVAIDLGPEWFARWRGEDPGLEFADAHITGTVSLSKHGNDVLVRGQLEGTLDLACSRCLAPFSHPVAAEFDLLLAPSPETAAAADEELSPADLDMDYYTGEVVDLESILREQIILMIPFKPLCDEVCKGLCPQCGANLNRESCHCRPEAVNSPFADLAKLKI
- the rpmF gene encoding 50S ribosomal protein L32; translation: MPLPKRRTSVSKKNSRRSHDHLTPPQLSTCPKCNEPRLPHHACPSCGFYKGRLVIPKAAE